In Streptomyces sp. NBC_00569, a single genomic region encodes these proteins:
- the thrS gene encoding threonine--tRNA ligase, with protein sequence MSDVRVIIQRDSEREERVVTTGTTAAELFAGERTIVAARVAGELKDLAYAVQDGEEVEPVEISSEDGLNILRHSTAHVMAQAVQELFPDAKLGIGPPVKDGFYYDFDVEKPFTPEDLKAIEKKMQEIQKRGQRFSRRVVTDEDAREELADEPYKLELIGIKGSASTDDGANVEVGGGELTIYDNLDAKTGDLCWKDLCRGPHLPTTRNIPAFKLMRNAAAYWRGSEKNPMLQRIYGTAWPSKDELKAHLEFLAEAEKRDHRKLGNELDLFSIPDQIGSGLAVFHPKGGIIRRVMEDYSRRRHEEEGYEFVYTPHATKGKLFETSGHLDWYADGMYPPMQLDEGVDYYLKPMNCPMHNLIFDARGRSYRELPLRLFEFGTVYRYEKSGVVHGLTRARGFTQDDAHIYCTKEQMAQELDKTLTFVLGLLRDYGLTDFYLELSTKDPEKFVGSDEVWEEATETLRQVAEKQGLPLVPDPGGAAFYGPKISVQAKDAIGRTWQMSTVQLDFNLPERFNLEYTGPDGTKQRPVMIHRALFGSIERFFAVLLEHYAGAFPAWLAPVQAVGIPIGDAHIPYLEEFAAKAKRRGLRVDVDSSSDRMQKKIRNAQKQKVPFMIIAGDEDMAAGAVSFRYRDGSQENGIPVDEAIEKIVKVVEERVQV encoded by the coding sequence GTGTCAGACGTCCGTGTGATCATCCAACGCGATTCCGAGCGGGAAGAGCGCGTGGTGACGACGGGCACTACGGCCGCCGAGCTCTTCGCCGGCGAGCGCACCATCGTCGCCGCCCGTGTGGCCGGCGAGCTGAAGGACCTCGCGTACGCCGTGCAGGACGGCGAGGAGGTCGAGCCCGTCGAGATCTCCTCCGAGGACGGCCTCAACATCCTGCGCCACTCCACCGCCCACGTGATGGCGCAGGCCGTGCAGGAGCTGTTCCCCGACGCGAAGCTGGGCATCGGTCCGCCGGTCAAGGACGGCTTCTACTACGACTTCGACGTGGAGAAGCCCTTCACGCCCGAGGATCTCAAGGCCATCGAGAAGAAGATGCAGGAGATCCAGAAGCGCGGGCAGCGCTTCTCGCGCCGTGTCGTCACCGACGAGGACGCCCGCGAGGAGCTGGCCGACGAGCCGTACAAGCTGGAGCTCATCGGCATCAAGGGCTCCGCGTCCACCGACGACGGTGCGAATGTCGAGGTGGGCGGCGGCGAGCTGACCATCTACGACAACCTCGACGCCAAGACCGGTGACCTGTGCTGGAAGGACCTCTGCCGCGGTCCCCACCTGCCCACCACCCGCAACATCCCCGCGTTCAAGCTGATGCGGAACGCGGCGGCGTACTGGCGCGGCAGCGAGAAGAACCCGATGCTCCAGCGCATCTACGGCACCGCCTGGCCGTCGAAGGACGAGCTGAAGGCGCACCTGGAGTTCCTCGCCGAGGCCGAGAAGCGCGACCACCGCAAGCTGGGCAACGAGCTGGACCTGTTCTCCATCCCCGACCAGATCGGTTCCGGTCTGGCCGTCTTCCACCCCAAGGGCGGCATCATCCGCCGGGTCATGGAGGACTACTCGCGCCGCCGGCACGAGGAGGAGGGCTACGAGTTCGTCTACACCCCCCACGCCACGAAGGGGAAGCTCTTCGAGACCTCGGGCCACCTGGACTGGTACGCCGACGGCATGTACCCGCCCATGCAGCTCGACGAGGGCGTGGACTACTACCTCAAGCCCATGAACTGCCCGATGCACAACCTGATCTTCGATGCGCGCGGGCGTTCCTACCGTGAACTGCCGCTGCGCCTCTTCGAGTTCGGCACCGTGTACCGGTACGAGAAGTCGGGCGTCGTGCACGGCCTCACCCGCGCTCGCGGCTTCACGCAGGACGACGCGCACATCTACTGCACCAAGGAGCAGATGGCGCAGGAGCTCGACAAGACGCTCACCTTCGTCCTCGGCCTGCTGCGCGACTACGGCCTCACCGACTTCTACCTGGAGCTGTCCACCAAGGACCCGGAGAAGTTCGTCGGCTCGGACGAGGTCTGGGAAGAGGCCACCGAGACGCTGCGCCAGGTCGCCGAGAAGCAGGGCCTCCCGCTGGTCCCGGACCCGGGCGGCGCCGCGTTCTACGGCCCGAAGATCTCCGTCCAGGCGAAGGACGCCATCGGTCGCACCTGGCAGATGTCGACCGTGCAGCTCGACTTCAACCTGCCGGAGCGCTTCAACCTGGAGTACACCGGCCCCGACGGCACCAAGCAGCGCCCGGTCATGATCCACCGTGCGCTGTTCGGCTCCATCGAGCGGTTCTTCGCGGTGCTCCTCGAGCACTACGCGGGTGCCTTCCCGGCCTGGCTCGCGCCGGTGCAGGCGGTCGGCATCCCGATCGGTGACGCGCACATCCCGTACCTCGAGGAGTTCGCGGCCAAGGCGAAGAGGAGGGGGCTGCGCGTCGACGTGGACTCTTCGTCGGACCGTATGCAGAAGAAGATCAGGAACGCGCAGAAGCAGAAGGTGCCGTTCATGATCATCGCGGGCGACGAGGACATGGCGGCCGGCGCCGTCTCCTTCCGCTACCGCGACGGCTCGCAGGAGAACGGCATCCCCGTCGACGAGGCGATCGAGAAGATCGTCAAGGTCGTCGAGGAGCGCGTGCAGGTCTGA
- a CDS encoding potassium channel family protein encodes MDERRRTPWEHRMETPLTVAALLFLASYAVRVLGHELPEAVRDACLAVTSAAWAVFALDFAIRWRHSGKGLSFVRHHWLDAVVVVLPLLRPLQIVRTYDAVQRRHEQPRLSLHARVATYAAMSTGLLGFSASLAMYQVEHGQPHATIRTFGDSVWWACSTLSTVGYGDMVPVTPLGRLVAVALMACGLALLGVITGSFSSWMFQVFRRDGDERPPGNFPGAP; translated from the coding sequence ATGGACGAGAGACGGCGCACGCCGTGGGAGCACCGGATGGAGACCCCGCTGACGGTGGCGGCCCTGCTGTTCCTCGCGTCGTACGCGGTCAGAGTCCTGGGGCACGAGCTTCCGGAGGCGGTGCGCGACGCGTGTCTCGCGGTGACCTCCGCCGCCTGGGCCGTCTTCGCGCTGGACTTCGCCATCCGATGGCGCCACAGCGGCAAGGGGCTCTCGTTCGTGCGCCACCACTGGCTGGACGCGGTGGTCGTGGTGCTGCCGCTGCTGCGCCCACTGCAGATCGTGCGGACCTACGACGCCGTGCAGCGCCGGCACGAACAGCCGCGGCTCAGTCTGCACGCGCGCGTGGCGACCTACGCCGCAATGTCCACGGGGCTGCTCGGATTCTCCGCGTCCCTGGCCATGTACCAGGTCGAGCACGGGCAGCCGCACGCCACGATCCGTACCTTCGGGGACTCCGTGTGGTGGGCCTGCTCGACGCTGTCGACCGTCGGATACGGCGACATGGTCCCGGTGACCCCGCTCGGGCGTCTGGTGGCGGTGGCGCTGATGGCGTGCGGCCTGGCGCTGCTCGGGGTGATCACGGGCTCGTTCTCGTCCTGGATGTTCCAGGTGTTCCGGCGCGACGGCGACGAAAGGCCCCCGGGGAACTTCCCGGGGGCCCCTTGA
- a CDS encoding HIT family protein yields MLHHMTSEPEQHTGPVGEPDGFGRLWTPHRMAYIQGENKPTGPGADDGCPFCAAPGMTDEEALIVARGASVYAILNLYPYNGGHLMVLPYRHVADYTDLDDGETAELALFTKHAMAALRTASGAHGFNIGMNQGTVAGAGIAAHLHQHIVPRWGGDTNFMPVVGHTKVLPQLLGDTRTALAKAWPDAD; encoded by the coding sequence ATGCTGCACCACATGACGAGTGAGCCGGAGCAGCACACGGGGCCGGTGGGTGAGCCGGACGGGTTCGGGCGCCTTTGGACGCCGCACCGGATGGCCTACATCCAGGGGGAGAACAAGCCGACCGGACCGGGCGCCGACGACGGCTGTCCGTTCTGCGCCGCACCCGGCATGACCGACGAGGAAGCGCTGATCGTGGCGCGCGGCGCGAGCGTCTACGCGATCCTCAACCTCTATCCGTACAACGGTGGCCACCTGATGGTGCTGCCGTACCGGCACGTCGCCGACTACACGGACCTGGACGACGGCGAGACCGCCGAGCTGGCCCTCTTCACCAAGCACGCCATGGCCGCGCTGCGCACCGCGTCCGGGGCGCACGGCTTCAACATCGGCATGAACCAGGGCACGGTGGCGGGGGCGGGCATCGCCGCGCACCTTCACCAGCACATCGTTCCGCGCTGGGGCGGCGACACCAACTTCATGCCCGTGGTCGGTCACACCAAGGTGCTGCCGCAGCTGCTCGGCGACACCAGGACCGCGCTGGCCAAGGCCTGGCCGGACGCCGACTGA